One genomic segment of Desulfarculaceae bacterium includes these proteins:
- a CDS encoding RNA-binding protein, with translation MAIKIFVGNLPFTTTSEELAEVFGAHGEVISSKVVTDRATGRSRGFGFVEMEDQAGQSAIEALNGTDLGGRALRVDQAKERSPRY, from the coding sequence ATGGCCATCAAGATCTTTGTCGGTAACCTTCCCTTCACCACCACCTCCGAGGAGCTCGCGGAAGTATTCGGGGCCCACGGCGAGGTGATTTCGTCCAAGGTGGTTACCGACCGCGCCACCGGCCGCTCGCGTGGTTTCGGTTTCGTGGAAATGGAAGACCAAGCCGGGCAGAGCGCCATCGAGGCGCTCAACGGGACCGACTTGGGCGGCCGCGCCTTGCGGGTGGACCAGGCCAAGGAGCGCAGCCCGAGGTACTAG
- the mscL gene encoding large-conductance mechanosensitive channel protein MscL, giving the protein MFKEFKKFAMRGNVVDMAVGLIMGAAFGAIVKSLVDQVIMPPIGLLVGNVDFSGLFAVLREGTTPGPYATLAEAAKAGAVTLAYGAFINTVISFVIVAWAVFWLVKGMNRLQREEEAPPAEPTEKDCPFCLMAIPIKAVKCGHCTADLPQE; this is encoded by the coding sequence ATGTTCAAGGAATTCAAGAAGTTTGCCATGCGGGGCAACGTGGTGGACATGGCGGTGGGCCTCATCATGGGCGCGGCCTTCGGGGCCATCGTCAAGTCCCTGGTGGATCAGGTGATCATGCCGCCCATCGGCCTTTTGGTGGGCAACGTGGATTTCTCGGGCCTGTTCGCGGTGCTCCGGGAAGGGACCACCCCCGGCCCCTACGCCACCCTGGCCGAGGCGGCCAAGGCGGGCGCGGTCACCCTGGCCTACGGCGCCTTCATCAACACGGTGATCAGTTTCGTCATCGTGGCCTGGGCCGTGTTCTGGCTGGTCAAGGGCATGAACCGCCTGCAACGCGAGGAGGAGGCCCCCCCGGCCGAGCCCACGGAGAAGGACTGCCCCTTCTGCCTGATGGCCATCCCCATCAAGGCGGTCAAGTGCGGCCACTGCACCGCAGACCTTCCCCAGGAATGA